The following are from one region of the Catenulispora sp. EB89 genome:
- a CDS encoding winged helix-turn-helix transcriptional regulator — MSNHEDHSGELVVDCQLRAGTELFAHTWDPVVLVALRPGPRRRRELRTAIGGLSDKVLTEALHRLLASGLIDRRAHAEAPPRVEYGLTALGRSLVDGPMEALGRWTVEHAAELLEAQERAAS, encoded by the coding sequence ATGAGTAACCACGAAGACCACAGCGGCGAGCTTGTCGTCGACTGCCAACTGCGCGCGGGGACCGAGCTGTTCGCGCACACCTGGGACCCGGTCGTGCTGGTGGCGCTCCGGCCGGGGCCGCGCCGGCGCCGCGAACTGCGTACGGCGATCGGTGGCCTCAGCGACAAGGTGCTGACCGAAGCGCTGCACCGGCTGCTCGCCAGCGGCCTGATCGACCGCCGCGCGCACGCCGAGGCTCCGCCGCGCGTCGAGTACGGCCTGACCGCCCTGGGACGGAGCCTGGTCGACGGCCCGATGGAGGCGTTGGGCCGCTGGACGGTGGAGCACGCTGCCGAGCTCCTCGAAGCTCAGGAGCGCGCCGCGTCGTAG
- a CDS encoding IclR family transcriptional regulator, whose protein sequence is MDRDSAPAAPREGAQAVHRTLALLQCFSDSPQDLTASDLARRTGLALSTAHRLLKVLTNEAFLEQDPATARYRLGPSLAELGRLAYHRRGLHRAEPELAELSARTGATADLATRVAEHAVILVGGSLDRDGARGLRRPLHSTALGKVLLAWGDDADLAALPRPQLTGRTITDPRDLRDELERVRTAGFALNEGESSAGVRTVAVPVLDNANRARFALALRSSPEAMASARLGWFAEQAAACATALEVLLLPPGQRRTGPRPPIALP, encoded by the coding sequence ATGGACCGAGATTCCGCACCGGCGGCGCCGCGCGAGGGCGCACAGGCCGTGCACCGGACGCTGGCGCTCCTGCAGTGCTTCTCCGACAGCCCCCAGGACCTGACCGCGTCCGACTTGGCGCGCCGCACCGGCCTGGCGCTGTCGACCGCGCACCGCCTGCTCAAAGTCCTGACGAACGAGGCCTTCCTGGAACAGGACCCGGCCACGGCCCGCTACCGCCTCGGCCCGTCCCTGGCCGAACTGGGCCGGCTGGCGTACCACCGCCGGGGCCTGCACCGCGCCGAACCCGAACTGGCCGAGCTCTCCGCCCGCACCGGCGCGACCGCGGACCTGGCGACCCGCGTCGCCGAGCACGCCGTCATCCTGGTCGGCGGCTCCCTGGACCGCGACGGCGCACGAGGCCTGCGCCGCCCCCTGCACTCCACCGCCCTCGGCAAGGTCCTGCTGGCCTGGGGCGACGACGCGGACCTGGCCGCACTCCCCCGACCACAACTCACCGGCCGCACCATCACCGACCCCCGCGACCTGCGCGACGAACTGGAACGCGTCCGCACCGCGGGCTTCGCCCTCAACGAAGGCGAGTCCAGCGCGGGCGTCCGCACCGTCGCCGTCCCGGTCCTGGACAACGCGAACCGAGCCCGCTTCGCCCTGGCGCTGCGCTCCTCCCCCGAGGCGATGGCCAGCGCCCGGCTGGGATGGTTCGCCGAGCAGGCCGCGGCGTGCGCCACCGCGTTGGAAGTGCTCTTGCTCCCGCCGGGGCAACGGCGCACCGGGCCGCGTCCGCCGATCGCGCTGCCTTAG
- a CDS encoding putative leader peptide codes for MNAHGTDRPRPRPIPVRPALTARRHVDLVRVSSAICPV; via the coding sequence ATGAACGCACACGGCACCGACCGCCCGCGCCCGCGACCCATCCCGGTCCGCCCCGCCCTGACAGCACGCCGCCACGTCGATCTGGTGCGCGTCTCCAGCGCCATCTGTCCGGTCTGA
- a CDS encoding ABC transporter substrate-binding protein, translating to MPTPAAPISPLVPPTLDTLWFTRCPVPTATGIAADRGWLAAEFAADGLAVRSLQDAGPDVPRDRHFTHALTGLFREGGNVPALWARAAGERTRLIGLTWIEERQAILVRAEDRDRIAEPGDLAGLRIAVPRRDIAIDFWRAMALAGFRGALAAAGTGLGFGDVTPVEVVAAPSAGQWIAELEALRAGRVDAVYVKGALAVEAAAAHGAVIGIDLDAFADPAVRINNGTPRPVTVHQDLLDRHPELVVRFLRVLVEAADWAASHPGELARILAAETGAGPEGVAGAYRGAGSSDLHLDLSEHRLGLLARQEHFLRGQGFLAAPVDVAAWAAPEPLAAAQASAARRSAASV from the coding sequence ATGCCGACACCCGCCGCCCCGATCTCCCCGCTCGTCCCGCCGACGCTCGACACCCTCTGGTTCACCCGCTGTCCGGTGCCGACCGCCACCGGCATCGCCGCCGACCGCGGCTGGCTGGCCGCCGAGTTCGCCGCTGACGGCCTCGCGGTCCGCTCGCTCCAGGACGCTGGTCCCGACGTGCCGCGCGACCGGCACTTCACGCACGCCCTGACCGGCCTGTTCCGCGAAGGCGGCAACGTCCCGGCGCTGTGGGCCCGGGCGGCGGGGGAACGGACCCGGCTGATCGGCCTGACCTGGATCGAGGAACGGCAGGCGATCCTGGTCCGCGCCGAGGACCGGGACCGGATCGCCGAGCCCGGCGACCTGGCCGGGCTCCGGATCGCGGTCCCGCGCCGGGACATCGCGATCGACTTCTGGCGCGCGATGGCGCTGGCCGGGTTCCGCGGCGCGCTGGCCGCCGCCGGGACCGGCCTGGGCTTCGGCGACGTGACCCCGGTCGAGGTGGTCGCGGCGCCGTCGGCGGGGCAGTGGATCGCCGAGCTCGAAGCGCTGCGCGCCGGCCGGGTCGACGCCGTGTACGTCAAGGGCGCGCTGGCGGTGGAGGCGGCCGCCGCGCACGGCGCGGTCATCGGCATCGACCTGGACGCCTTCGCCGACCCGGCGGTCCGGATCAACAACGGCACGCCGCGCCCGGTCACCGTGCACCAGGACCTGCTGGACCGGCATCCCGAGCTGGTGGTCCGCTTCCTGCGGGTGCTGGTCGAGGCCGCCGACTGGGCCGCGTCGCACCCGGGCGAGCTGGCCCGGATCCTGGCCGCCGAGACCGGCGCCGGGCCCGAGGGCGTGGCCGGTGCCTACCGCGGCGCCGGATCCTCCGACCTGCACCTGGACCTGTCCGAGCACCGCCTGGGCCTGCTGGCGCGGCAGGAGCACTTCCTGCGCGGCCAGGGCTTCCTGGCCGCTCCGGTCGACGTCGCGGCCTGGGCCGCGCCCGAACCGCTGGCCGCCGCCCAAGCGTCGGCCGCGCGCCGGTCCGCCGCGTCTGTCTAG
- a CDS encoding NrtA/SsuA/CpmA family ABC transporter substrate-binding protein → MNAPIRRISAVLTAAVLVAAAAACSSSKSASSQGSNTDAAALAGSGSVTIRIPDPGNSGALALGKKDGTLAAALAKVGAKVAWTGSAGAFAPAAQELDGDQLDVAEGSITSAVAALAQKPGFKLFAAVAPDKVGEGILVKDNSGITSVADLAGKKVVVWHGGSSEYLLLKALAQNHVPDSAVQRVYLQPNQSAAVLHSGQVDAWAAWATFSISERANAGEHFLVTGGDIGSQNYAVWAVRNEFASKHAAVVKAFYDYLHEVETKQAQNPEAYLNVFHSSGPDAVSGKEKDLTVQDYRAGSPTSPITAADLANFKEVAQFFADEKVTPGLVDLAPNVIDVTTLAGS, encoded by the coding sequence ATGAACGCTCCGATCCGCCGAATATCCGCCGTCCTGACCGCCGCCGTCCTCGTGGCCGCCGCGGCGGCCTGCTCGTCGTCGAAGTCCGCCTCGTCGCAGGGCTCGAACACCGACGCCGCCGCGCTCGCCGGTTCGGGCAGCGTCACGATCCGCATCCCCGATCCCGGCAACTCCGGCGCGCTGGCGCTGGGCAAGAAGGACGGCACCCTGGCCGCCGCGCTGGCCAAGGTCGGCGCGAAGGTCGCGTGGACCGGGAGCGCCGGCGCGTTCGCCCCGGCCGCGCAGGAACTGGACGGCGACCAGCTGGACGTCGCAGAGGGCTCCATCACCTCCGCCGTCGCCGCGCTCGCCCAGAAGCCCGGCTTCAAACTCTTCGCCGCGGTCGCCCCGGACAAGGTCGGCGAGGGCATCCTGGTGAAGGACAACTCGGGTATCACCAGCGTCGCGGACCTGGCCGGCAAGAAGGTCGTGGTCTGGCACGGCGGCTCCAGCGAGTACCTGCTGCTCAAGGCACTGGCGCAGAACCACGTCCCGGACTCCGCGGTGCAGCGGGTGTATCTGCAGCCGAACCAGAGCGCGGCGGTGCTGCACTCCGGCCAGGTCGACGCCTGGGCCGCCTGGGCGACCTTCTCGATCTCCGAGCGGGCCAACGCCGGCGAGCACTTCCTGGTCACCGGCGGCGACATCGGCTCGCAGAACTACGCGGTGTGGGCCGTGCGCAACGAGTTCGCGAGCAAGCATGCGGCGGTGGTGAAGGCGTTCTACGACTACCTGCACGAGGTCGAGACCAAGCAGGCGCAGAACCCCGAGGCCTACCTCAACGTGTTCCACAGCTCCGGGCCGGACGCGGTGTCCGGCAAGGAGAAGGACCTGACGGTCCAGGACTACCGGGCCGGCAGCCCGACCTCGCCGATCACCGCCGCGGATCTGGCGAACTTCAAGGAGGTCGCGCAGTTCTTCGCCGACGAGAAGGTGACGCCGGGCCTGGTGGACCTGGCGCCGAACGTGATCGACGTGACGACGCTGGCGGGGTCGTGA
- a CDS encoding ABC transporter permease subunit — MTALESDTVAAVEPAVEPAGPTEPTRPTELAEPADPTAPAREPDPAPAREPAHAHAHESEPDPEPLDLVTPQVRRPRRRPRGLAFALRALGPLVILAGWWTASATGVLTKDLLASPPDVFRQAVDLWRSGQLSQALTVSLVRAGTGLLLGVTAGLVLGVTAGFSRIGDDLLDSAMQTLRALPFLSLVPLFMVWFGIGEAARIILIAVATTFPMYVSTAGAVRNADPKLLEAARAFGMGRLAIVRRIVLPGALPAILSGLRLSTTLSVIALIAAEEINSTAGLGYLMAQAQDFSRTDILTVCILIYGLLGLTADVVIRALERVLMPWRNAVGGTR, encoded by the coding sequence ATGACGGCGCTGGAGTCCGACACGGTGGCGGCCGTGGAGCCGGCCGTGGAGCCGGCCGGGCCGACGGAGCCGACGAGGCCGACCGAGCTCGCCGAGCCCGCCGACCCGACCGCTCCCGCTCGCGAGCCCGACCCCGCTCCCGCTCGCGAACCCGCTCACGCTCACGCTCACGAAAGCGAACCCGACCCCGAACCGCTGGACCTCGTCACCCCACAAGTCCGCCGCCCGCGCCGCCGCCCCCGCGGCCTGGCCTTCGCCCTGCGCGCGCTGGGCCCGCTGGTCATCCTCGCCGGCTGGTGGACCGCCTCGGCGACCGGCGTGCTGACCAAGGACCTGCTCGCCTCGCCGCCGGACGTGTTCCGGCAGGCCGTGGACCTGTGGCGCAGCGGGCAGCTGTCGCAAGCCCTCACCGTCTCCCTCGTCCGCGCCGGCACCGGCCTGCTGCTGGGCGTCACGGCCGGGCTGGTCCTCGGCGTCACCGCGGGCTTCTCCCGGATCGGCGACGACCTGCTCGACTCCGCCATGCAGACCCTGCGGGCCCTGCCATTCCTGTCCCTGGTGCCGTTGTTCATGGTCTGGTTCGGCATCGGCGAGGCCGCCCGCATCATCCTGATCGCGGTCGCCACCACCTTCCCGATGTACGTCTCCACCGCCGGCGCGGTCCGCAACGCCGACCCGAAGCTGCTGGAGGCGGCGCGCGCCTTCGGGATGGGCCGGCTGGCCATCGTCCGCCGGATCGTGCTGCCCGGCGCGCTGCCGGCGATCCTGTCGGGCCTGCGGCTGTCCACGACGCTCAGCGTCATCGCCCTGATCGCCGCCGAGGAGATCAACTCCACCGCCGGTCTCGGCTACCTGATGGCGCAGGCGCAGGACTTCTCCCGCACCGACATCCTGACCGTCTGCATCCTCATCTACGGCCTGCTCGGCCTGACCGCCGATGTGGTGATCAGGGCCCTGGAACGCGTGCTCATGCCCTGGCGCAACGCGGTGGGAGGGACCCGATGA
- a CDS encoding ABC transporter ATP-binding protein, with translation MSVAVRTDGVRREFGGRTVLGGVDLEIRRGEFVALLGASGSGKTTLLRLLAGLDSPDSGTVLVPRQRTVVFQEPRLVPSQRVLGNVALGLPRGAATRATALAALAEVGLAGHARAWPATLSGGEAQRVALARALVREPGLLLLDEPFAALDALTRLKMQDLVADLVARHRPAVLLVTHDVDEAIRLADRVVVLGGGGRLVLDEPVALARPRDDADPAFPVLRRRLLAELGVTPVVQERAA, from the coding sequence ATGAGCGTCGCGGTGCGAACCGACGGTGTCCGGCGCGAGTTCGGCGGCCGGACCGTGCTCGGCGGCGTGGACCTGGAGATCCGGCGCGGGGAGTTCGTGGCGCTGCTCGGCGCCAGCGGCTCGGGCAAGACCACGTTGCTGCGGCTGCTTGCGGGACTGGACAGCCCGGACTCCGGCACGGTCCTGGTGCCCCGGCAGCGGACCGTGGTCTTCCAGGAGCCGCGCCTGGTCCCCTCGCAGCGGGTGCTGGGCAACGTCGCGCTCGGCCTGCCGCGCGGCGCCGCCACCCGCGCGACCGCCCTGGCGGCGCTGGCCGAGGTCGGCCTGGCCGGCCACGCCCGCGCCTGGCCGGCGACCCTGTCCGGCGGCGAGGCGCAGCGCGTGGCGCTGGCCCGGGCGCTGGTGCGCGAGCCGGGGCTGCTGCTGCTCGACGAGCCGTTCGCCGCGCTGGACGCGCTGACCCGGCTGAAGATGCAGGACCTGGTGGCCGACCTGGTGGCCCGCCACCGGCCGGCGGTGCTGCTGGTGACGCACGACGTGGACGAGGCGATCCGGCTCGCCGACCGCGTCGTGGTGCTCGGCGGGGGCGGGCGCCTGGTCCTGGACGAGCCGGTCGCTCTGGCCCGCCCGCGTGACGACGCGGACCCGGCGTTCCCGGTGCTGCGCCGCCGGCTGCTCGCCGAGCTCGGCGTGACACCGGTCGTCCAGGAGCGCGCGGCATGA
- a CDS encoding M20 family metallopeptidase — MTVLDDARDLQPELVRLRRSLHAEPETGLRLPRTQEKVLAALDGLGLEITLGKALTSVTAVVRASRPDTAAVPTTPVPAAPVPAAPVLLRADLDALPLTESTALDYASRTPGAAHACGHDLHAAMLVGAARLLAARREQLPGDVILMFQPGEEGHDGARLMLEEGLLAAAGPRPAAAYALHAASTAPLGRFGTRPGPALAASGTVEVLFRGSGGHGAWPQTARDPIPALGAAIGALQTMVTRRFDALQPVLVSIGRVAAGTAPNIIPETAQLAATLRAFSADAHRRLEAEIDRVVHGIAAAHGVEAEITHSPGYPVTVNDPAATDFVAAACADLFGADRYAAAERPALVSDDIGRVLAEVPGAMVSLGARPRGLDAEHAAPNHSPHAVFDDAVLADGAALLAELALRPRKEAS, encoded by the coding sequence ATGACCGTCCTCGACGACGCCCGCGACCTCCAGCCCGAGCTCGTACGACTGCGCCGGTCCCTGCACGCCGAACCCGAGACCGGCCTGCGTCTGCCGCGCACCCAGGAGAAGGTGCTCGCAGCGCTGGACGGTCTCGGTCTGGAGATCACGCTCGGCAAAGCCCTGACATCGGTGACGGCGGTAGTGCGGGCCTCGCGGCCGGACACCGCTGCGGTCCCGACCACTCCGGTCCCGGCCGCCCCGGTCCCGGCCGCCCCGGTCCTGCTGCGCGCCGACCTCGACGCGCTCCCGCTCACCGAGTCCACCGCCCTGGACTACGCCTCCCGAACCCCCGGCGCGGCCCACGCCTGCGGCCACGACCTGCACGCGGCGATGCTCGTCGGCGCCGCCCGGCTGCTCGCGGCCCGCCGCGAGCAGCTGCCCGGCGACGTCATCCTGATGTTCCAACCCGGCGAGGAAGGCCACGACGGCGCCCGCCTGATGCTGGAGGAAGGCCTGCTCGCCGCCGCCGGCCCCCGACCGGCCGCCGCCTACGCCCTGCACGCGGCGTCCACCGCCCCGCTCGGCCGCTTCGGCACCCGGCCCGGACCCGCCCTGGCCGCGTCCGGCACCGTCGAGGTGCTGTTCCGGGGCAGCGGCGGCCACGGCGCCTGGCCGCAGACCGCACGCGATCCGATCCCGGCCCTCGGCGCGGCGATCGGCGCGCTCCAGACCATGGTCACCCGCCGGTTCGACGCCCTGCAACCGGTGCTGGTCTCGATCGGCCGGGTGGCGGCCGGCACCGCGCCGAACATCATCCCGGAGACCGCGCAGCTCGCGGCCACGCTGCGGGCGTTCAGCGCCGACGCCCACCGGCGGCTGGAAGCCGAGATCGACCGCGTCGTCCACGGCATCGCCGCCGCGCACGGTGTCGAAGCCGAGATCACCCACAGCCCCGGCTACCCGGTGACGGTCAACGACCCGGCCGCCACGGACTTCGTCGCCGCCGCGTGCGCCGACCTGTTCGGCGCCGACCGCTACGCCGCCGCCGAGCGGCCCGCGCTGGTCTCCGACGACATCGGACGCGTCCTGGCCGAAGTGCCCGGCGCCATGGTGTCGCTCGGCGCACGCCCTCGGGGCCTGGACGCCGAGCACGCAGCGCCCAACCACTCGCCGCACGCGGTGTTCGACGACGCCGTTCTCGCCGACGGCGCGGCGCTGCTGGCCGAACTCGCTCTACGACCACGGAAAGAAGCCTCCTGA
- a CDS encoding LLM class flavin-dependent oxidoreductase, which produces MPRIHIVLPPAADAPPLATLPGSFTDVRPQTVDPFLALAKAADLAGLSGIVVPHDPQGPEPLVTAAGLLRATRHVTVFAGIQPWIATPQYTAKLSASLQRFSGGRFGWYLDDTAESAAFVGTAREFWHRPDGLPDVLSEHPFPHLATAGEGGTAHLDVAGLEPDAVTALIQERRGADIAEFFLAVGHDPGEVYRIGEYVLPVLSQEKEPARVG; this is translated from the coding sequence ATGCCCCGCATTCACATAGTCCTGCCACCGGCGGCCGACGCCCCGCCGTTGGCCACCCTCCCGGGCTCGTTCACCGACGTGCGTCCGCAGACAGTCGATCCCTTCCTGGCGCTCGCCAAGGCCGCAGATCTGGCCGGGCTCTCCGGCATCGTCGTTCCGCACGACCCCCAGGGTCCCGAACCGCTGGTCACCGCGGCCGGACTGCTGCGCGCGACCCGCCACGTCACGGTCTTCGCCGGGATCCAGCCCTGGATCGCGACGCCGCAGTACACCGCGAAGCTCTCGGCCTCGCTCCAGCGCTTCTCCGGCGGCCGTTTCGGCTGGTACCTCGACGACACCGCCGAATCCGCGGCGTTCGTCGGCACCGCCCGCGAGTTCTGGCACCGCCCCGACGGCCTGCCCGACGTGCTGTCCGAGCACCCCTTCCCGCACCTGGCCACCGCCGGCGAGGGCGGCACGGCACACCTGGACGTCGCAGGCCTCGAACCCGACGCCGTCACCGCGCTGATCCAGGAGCGTCGCGGCGCGGACATCGCAGAGTTCTTCCTCGCCGTCGGCCACGACCCCGGCGAGGTCTACCGGATCGGGGAGTACGTCCTCCCGGTCCTGTCCCAGGAAAAGGAGCCGGCCCGTGTCGGTTGA
- a CDS encoding LLM class flavin-dependent oxidoreductase, which yields MSVDIYWRIAMEGDQKSLHEPGSTRGGFARHLSGGVAPGTNRGTADGFTHADYMAEVVRASEESGFVGGLLPSFPHTDDPWAAAATLAAETRGYRFMVAFQPGFLHPVQAARMSATLQKATGGRLVYNIISGGGGPAQLWWGDTTGHDDRYARTSEFLDVLKGVWTGDGLFRHDGRFYQVTDGGLPAALAGQPFPEIFFSGSSPAAIEAAGRHADYYLSWLEPFEALAAKFAAVRERSPKPPKFAVRIDILARETEEEAWDVVRRGWAGLPQESSQAGGESGDSVGWRRSQDFTSAGDGSYRALEVAPNVWGGFHRLRPGPAFGLVGDYRQVADRLNELIALGVDAFILAGVPHLEEARRVGRHVLPLLETNPLTVNPLEANLLKGNPR from the coding sequence GTGTCGGTTGACATCTACTGGCGCATCGCCATGGAGGGCGACCAGAAATCGCTCCACGAGCCGGGCAGCACCCGGGGCGGCTTCGCCCGGCACCTGTCCGGCGGCGTCGCCCCGGGCACCAACCGCGGCACGGCCGACGGCTTCACCCACGCCGACTACATGGCCGAGGTGGTCCGCGCCTCGGAGGAATCAGGCTTCGTGGGCGGGCTGCTGCCCTCGTTCCCGCACACCGACGACCCCTGGGCCGCCGCCGCGACACTGGCCGCCGAAACCCGCGGCTACCGCTTCATGGTCGCCTTCCAGCCGGGGTTCCTGCACCCGGTCCAGGCCGCGCGCATGTCCGCGACGCTGCAGAAGGCCACAGGCGGACGCCTGGTCTACAACATCATCTCCGGCGGCGGCGGACCCGCGCAGCTGTGGTGGGGCGACACCACCGGGCACGACGACCGGTACGCGCGTACCTCGGAATTCCTCGATGTGCTCAAGGGCGTGTGGACCGGCGACGGCCTGTTCCGGCACGACGGCCGCTTCTACCAGGTCACCGACGGCGGACTGCCCGCGGCGCTCGCCGGGCAGCCGTTCCCGGAGATCTTCTTCTCCGGCTCCTCCCCGGCGGCGATCGAGGCGGCCGGCCGGCACGCCGACTACTACCTGTCCTGGCTGGAGCCGTTCGAGGCGCTGGCCGCGAAGTTCGCCGCGGTGCGCGAGCGCAGCCCGAAGCCGCCGAAGTTCGCCGTCCGGATCGACATCCTGGCCCGCGAGACCGAGGAAGAGGCCTGGGACGTGGTCCGGCGCGGCTGGGCCGGGCTGCCGCAGGAGTCCTCGCAGGCCGGGGGCGAGAGTGGGGACTCGGTCGGCTGGCGCCGCAGCCAGGACTTCACGTCCGCCGGCGACGGCTCGTACCGCGCGCTGGAGGTGGCGCCGAACGTCTGGGGCGGCTTCCACCGGCTGCGGCCGGGCCCGGCGTTCGGCCTGGTCGGCGACTACCGGCAAGTCGCCGACCGGCTCAACGAGCTGATAGCGCTCGGCGTGGACGCCTTCATCCTGGCCGGAGTGCCGCACCTGGAGGAGGCGCGCCGGGTCGGCCGGCACGTCCTGCCGCTCTTGGAAACGAACCCGTTGACCGTGAATCCGCTGGAAGCGAACCTCTTGAAAGGAAACCCGCGATGA
- a CDS encoding ABC transporter substrate-binding protein — protein sequence MTVRVGYFPQNNSLFVLRHLGLLEQRLPDVEWVDLRGLEHGPRVDPTRALPSAHGDHLFDGGYDFIGTGSTPPVTAQAKGHDIVYVAVSGPRVENGRLVVHADSDIVDPGGLKGRRVALGHGSWQTTLLLLALEKAGLTWSDITPVDVYGDAAERFLAREVDAWVGSYPYLTKVEQQAELRELIPTDGLFSHRSLWFTSRAFATGRRDDLAAIVAALQEADAWTAEHPAQAAEFFAADDDRPAAEWEHALRTRPWGLLPLDPGFVAEQQHAADLFFANGLIERSVTVADAVLGEVNDVVRESAR from the coding sequence ATGACCGTCCGCGTCGGCTACTTCCCGCAGAACAACTCCCTGTTCGTGCTGCGCCACCTCGGCCTCCTGGAGCAGCGGCTCCCCGACGTCGAGTGGGTCGACCTGCGCGGGCTTGAGCACGGCCCGCGCGTCGACCCGACCCGCGCGCTGCCCTCGGCCCACGGCGACCACCTGTTCGACGGCGGCTACGACTTCATCGGCACCGGCTCCACCCCGCCGGTCACCGCGCAGGCCAAGGGCCACGACATCGTCTACGTCGCGGTGTCCGGCCCGCGCGTGGAGAACGGCCGCCTGGTCGTGCACGCCGACTCCGACATCGTCGATCCCGGCGGGCTCAAAGGCCGGCGCGTCGCGCTCGGCCACGGATCGTGGCAGACCACGCTGCTGCTGCTCGCCCTGGAGAAGGCCGGTCTCACCTGGTCCGACATCACCCCGGTCGACGTCTACGGCGACGCCGCCGAGCGCTTCCTGGCCCGCGAGGTCGACGCCTGGGTCGGCTCGTATCCGTACCTGACGAAGGTCGAGCAGCAGGCGGAGCTCAGGGAGCTGATCCCCACCGACGGGCTGTTCAGCCACCGCTCGCTGTGGTTCACCAGCCGCGCCTTCGCCACCGGCCGCCGCGACGACCTCGCCGCCATCGTCGCCGCGCTCCAGGAGGCGGACGCCTGGACCGCCGAGCACCCGGCTCAGGCCGCGGAGTTCTTCGCCGCCGACGACGACCGCCCGGCCGCCGAGTGGGAGCACGCCCTGCGCACCCGCCCCTGGGGCCTGCTGCCGCTGGACCCCGGCTTCGTCGCCGAACAGCAGCACGCCGCTGATCTGTTC